Proteins encoded together in one Streptomyces sp. TLI_171 window:
- the alaS gene encoding alanine--tRNA ligase, which produces MESAEIRRRWLRFFEERGHTVVPSASLVADDPTLLLVNAGMVPFKPYFLGEIKPQFSRATSVQKCVRTLDIEEVGKTTRHGSFFQMCGNFSFGDYFKEGAITFAWELLTSSVADGGYGLEPEKLWITVYQDDDEAEQIWRDVIGVPSERIQRLGMKDNFWSMGVPGPCGPCSEINYDRGPAYGEEGGPAVNGERYLEIWNLVFMQYERGHGDGKDGFEILGDLPSKNIDTGLGLERLAAVLQGVDNLFEIDTSRMILDRAAELTGHRYGADHKSDVSLRVVTDHFRTALMLVGDGVTPGNEGRGYVLRRILRRAIRNMRLLGATEPVAKDLIDVSIKAMAPQYPELESDRKRIETVVVAEENAFLQTLRSGTSLLDAAVTETKQSGGAVLSGDQAFKLHDTYGFPIDLTLEMAEEQGLQVDEAGFRRLMQEQRDRAKADAKAKKMGHADVAAYREVADRAGASVFTGYAHTEGEATVVGLLVDGVPSPAATEGDEVEIVLDRTPFYAEGGGQLADHGRIRLDSGAVVEIRDVQQPVPGVTVHSGGVLFGEVVLGASAYATIDTDRRRAVSRAHSATHLTHQALRDALGPTAAQAGSENAPGRFRFDFGSPAAVPGSVLADVEQKINEVLVRELDVTAEVMTMDQARKQGAIAMFGEKYGDSVRVVTIGDFSKELCGGTHVGNTAQLGLVKLLGESSIGSGVRRVEALVGVDAYKFLAREHTVVSQLTELVKGRPEELPEKIAGMLGKLKDAEKEIEKFRAEKVLQAAAGLAEGAEDVRGVALVAARVGDGTGADELRKLVLDVRARLGSRPAVVAAFTVANDRPLTVIATNEDARGRGIKAGELVRAAAKTLGGGGGGKDDVAQGGGTDPAAVADAIEAVRALVAERA; this is translated from the coding sequence ATGGAGTCGGCAGAGATCCGCCGCCGCTGGCTGCGCTTCTTCGAGGAGCGCGGCCACACCGTCGTACCGTCGGCCTCGCTGGTCGCCGACGACCCCACCCTGCTGCTGGTGAACGCCGGCATGGTGCCGTTCAAGCCGTACTTCCTGGGTGAGATCAAGCCGCAGTTCTCGCGCGCCACCAGCGTGCAGAAGTGCGTCCGCACGCTGGACATCGAGGAGGTCGGGAAGACCACCCGGCACGGCTCCTTCTTCCAGATGTGCGGCAACTTCTCGTTCGGCGACTACTTCAAGGAAGGCGCCATCACGTTCGCCTGGGAGCTGCTCACCAGCTCCGTCGCGGACGGCGGCTACGGCCTGGAGCCGGAGAAGCTCTGGATCACCGTCTACCAGGACGACGACGAGGCCGAGCAGATCTGGCGCGACGTCATCGGCGTCCCGTCCGAGCGGATCCAGCGCCTGGGCATGAAGGACAACTTCTGGTCGATGGGCGTCCCCGGCCCGTGCGGCCCGTGCTCGGAGATCAACTACGACCGCGGCCCCGCGTACGGCGAGGAGGGCGGCCCGGCGGTCAACGGCGAGCGCTACCTGGAGATCTGGAACCTGGTCTTCATGCAGTACGAGCGCGGCCACGGCGACGGCAAGGACGGGTTCGAGATCCTCGGCGACCTGCCGAGCAAGAACATCGACACCGGCCTCGGCCTGGAGCGCCTGGCCGCCGTCCTGCAGGGCGTCGACAACCTCTTCGAGATCGACACCTCGCGGATGATCCTCGACCGCGCCGCCGAGCTCACCGGCCACCGCTACGGCGCCGACCACAAGTCGGACGTCTCGCTGCGCGTGGTCACCGACCACTTCCGCACCGCGCTGATGCTGGTCGGCGACGGCGTCACCCCCGGCAACGAGGGCCGCGGCTACGTGCTGCGCCGCATCCTGCGCCGGGCGATCCGCAACATGCGGCTGCTCGGCGCCACCGAGCCGGTCGCCAAGGACCTGATCGACGTCTCCATCAAGGCGATGGCCCCGCAGTACCCGGAGCTGGAGTCCGACCGCAAGCGCATCGAGACGGTCGTGGTCGCCGAGGAGAACGCCTTCCTGCAGACCCTGCGCTCCGGCACCAGCCTGCTGGACGCCGCGGTCACCGAGACCAAGCAGTCCGGCGGCGCGGTGCTCTCCGGCGACCAGGCGTTCAAGCTGCACGACACCTACGGCTTCCCGATCGACCTGACCCTGGAGATGGCCGAGGAGCAGGGCCTCCAGGTCGACGAGGCCGGCTTCCGCCGCCTGATGCAGGAGCAGCGCGACCGCGCCAAGGCGGACGCCAAGGCCAAGAAGATGGGCCACGCCGACGTCGCCGCGTACCGCGAGGTCGCGGACCGGGCCGGTGCGTCCGTGTTCACCGGCTACGCCCACACCGAGGGCGAGGCCACCGTGGTCGGCCTGCTGGTGGACGGCGTGCCCTCGCCGGCCGCCACCGAGGGCGACGAGGTCGAGATCGTCCTCGACCGCACCCCGTTCTACGCCGAGGGCGGCGGCCAGCTCGCCGACCACGGCCGGATCCGCCTCGACTCCGGTGCGGTGGTCGAGATCCGCGACGTGCAGCAGCCGGTGCCCGGCGTGACGGTGCACTCCGGCGGCGTGCTGTTCGGCGAGGTGGTGCTCGGTGCGTCCGCGTACGCCACCATCGACACCGACCGCCGCCGCGCGGTCTCGCGCGCCCACTCGGCGACGCACCTCACCCACCAGGCGCTGCGCGACGCGCTCGGTCCGACGGCCGCGCAGGCCGGTTCGGAGAACGCACCGGGCCGCTTCCGCTTCGACTTCGGCTCGCCCGCCGCGGTGCCGGGCTCGGTGCTGGCGGACGTCGAGCAGAAGATCAACGAGGTGCTGGTCCGCGAACTCGACGTCACCGCCGAGGTGATGACGATGGACCAGGCCCGCAAGCAGGGCGCCATCGCGATGTTCGGCGAGAAGTACGGCGACTCGGTGCGGGTGGTCACCATCGGCGACTTCTCCAAGGAGCTGTGCGGCGGCACGCACGTCGGCAACACCGCCCAGCTGGGCCTGGTGAAGCTGCTCGGGGAGTCCTCGATCGGCTCCGGCGTGCGCCGGGTGGAGGCGCTGGTCGGCGTCGACGCGTACAAGTTCCTGGCCCGCGAGCACACCGTGGTGTCCCAGCTGACCGAGCTGGTCAAGGGCCGCCCGGAGGAGCTGCCGGAGAAGATCGCCGGGATGCTCGGCAAGCTCAAGGACGCCGAGAAGGAGATCGAGAAGTTCCGCGCGGAGAAGGTGCTGCAGGCCGCCGCGGGCCTCGCCGAGGGTGCGGAGGACGTCCGGGGCGTGGCCCTGGTCGCCGCCCGGGTCGGTGACGGCACCGGTGCGGACGAGCTGCGCAAGCTGGTGCTGGACGTCCGGGCCCGGCTCGGCTCGCGCCCGGCCGTGGTCGCCGCGTTCACCGTCGCGAACGACCGCCCGCTGACCGTGATCGCCACCAACGAGGACGCCCGCGGGCGCGGCATCAAGGCGGGCGAGCTGGTCCGCGCCGCGGCGAAGACGCTCGGCGGCGGCGGTGGCGGCAAGGACGACGTCGCGCAGGGCGGCGGCACCGACCCGGCCGCCGTCGCGGACGCGATCGAGGCCGTGCGGGCACTGGTGGCCGAGCGCGCGTGA
- the ruvX gene encoding Holliday junction resolvase RuvX, with amino-acid sequence MEEKVFRRGRRIAVDVGDARIGVAVCDPDGLIATPVETVPAGGRSQARLKAIVEEYEAIEVVVGLPRSLNGKEGPAAAKVRDYAGRLAGLLYPVGVRLVDERMTTVTAAAGLRASGRSAKKGRSVIDQAAAVVILQSALETERVSGRAPGESVDPVI; translated from the coding sequence ATCGAGGAGAAGGTCTTCCGGCGCGGCCGGCGGATCGCCGTTGACGTGGGCGACGCCCGGATCGGGGTCGCGGTCTGCGACCCCGACGGGCTGATCGCCACGCCGGTGGAGACCGTCCCCGCCGGGGGCCGCTCGCAGGCCCGGCTGAAGGCGATCGTCGAGGAGTACGAGGCGATCGAGGTGGTGGTCGGCCTGCCGCGTTCGCTGAACGGCAAGGAGGGCCCGGCCGCCGCCAAGGTCCGGGATTACGCGGGCCGGCTGGCCGGCCTGCTGTACCCGGTCGGGGTGCGGCTGGTGGACGAGCGGATGACCACGGTCACCGCCGCCGCCGGGCTGCGGGCCTCCGGGCGGTCCGCGAAGAAGGGCCGTTCGGTGATCGACCAGGCCGCCGCCGTGGTGATCCTGCAGTCGGCGCTTGAGACCGAACGGGTGAGCGGGCGCGCACCCGGTGAGAGTGTCGACCCGGTCATCTGA
- a CDS encoding shikimate dehydrogenase, with protein sequence MTSQHRAAVLGSPIAHSLSPVLHTAGYAALGLTDWHYGRHEIDESTLEAFVTALDPAEWAGLSLTMPLKRAIRPLLDTVSDTARAVDAVNTVVFDADGRRHGHNTDVPGLVNALRERGVDRVESAAVLGAGATASSALAALGQLCDGEVTVYVRSAERAAEMRALGEQLAVPVRTADWAESARALAGPLTVSTTPVGATDAFAAGLTDAPGVLFDVLYHPWPTKLAAACLERGGTVLGGLDLLVHQAVLQFERFTGVPRGPLAAMRAAGEAALAG encoded by the coding sequence GTGACCAGTCAGCACCGGGCCGCCGTGCTCGGCTCGCCGATCGCCCACTCGCTCTCGCCGGTGCTGCACACCGCGGGCTACGCCGCGCTCGGCCTCACCGACTGGCACTACGGCCGCCACGAGATCGACGAGTCGACCCTGGAGGCGTTCGTCACCGCCCTCGACCCCGCCGAGTGGGCCGGCCTGTCGCTCACCATGCCGCTGAAGCGGGCGATCCGGCCGCTGCTGGACACCGTCAGCGACACCGCCCGCGCCGTGGACGCCGTCAACACCGTGGTGTTCGACGCCGACGGGCGCCGGCACGGCCACAACACCGACGTCCCCGGCCTGGTCAACGCGCTGCGCGAACGCGGCGTCGACCGGGTGGAGTCCGCCGCCGTACTGGGCGCGGGCGCCACCGCCTCCTCCGCGCTCGCCGCGCTCGGCCAGCTCTGCGACGGCGAGGTCACGGTGTACGTGCGCAGCGCCGAACGGGCCGCCGAGATGCGGGCGCTGGGCGAGCAGCTGGCCGTGCCGGTGCGCACCGCGGACTGGGCGGAGTCGGCCCGGGCGCTGGCCGGACCGCTGACGGTGTCCACCACGCCGGTCGGGGCCACCGACGCCTTCGCGGCCGGGCTGACCGACGCGCCGGGCGTGCTGTTCGACGTGCTGTACCACCCGTGGCCGACCAAGCTCGCCGCGGCCTGCCTGGAGCGCGGCGGCACCGTGCTGGGCGGGCTGGACCTGCTGGTGCATCAGGCGGTGCTCCAGTTCGAGCGGTTCACCGGGGTGCCGCGCGGGCCGCTGGCCGCGATGCGAGCGGCAGGCGAGGCGGCGCTGGCAGGCTGA
- the mltG gene encoding endolytic transglycosylase MltG translates to MTDPYTAPGLTPGHLGAPVVEPEGAPPGLPYGVEPPDPQQVRTGAACCLSIAGLVGVATALALAVFLMWPEGKQPAPDFAGNGSGQVQVSVAQGASITQIGKALTAKHVIASTQAFTEAAAKSPAGDKIHPGTYTLKEKMSAASALNVLLDPSNANALTIPEGWRSTQVYAAIDSRLGLAAGTAKSTAEQHLAELGLPADAAGHLEGYLYPATYPVTGDTTALTLLQEMVKEAGSTLAGDGLAQAATANNLSPYGVLAVASLAQAEADNPEDMAKVARVVYNRLAKNMPLQLDSTINYALGRSTLTTTEADTKLDSPFNTYAHPGLPPTPIGNPGSDALRAAVHPADGDWLYFVTVSPGDTRFTDSEEQQRKNVEEFNAYRAQHGSPPASTSPSP, encoded by the coding sequence TTGACCGACCCGTACACCGCACCCGGACTGACCCCCGGTCACCTCGGCGCCCCCGTCGTCGAGCCCGAGGGGGCCCCGCCCGGCCTGCCGTACGGCGTCGAACCGCCCGACCCGCAGCAGGTGCGCACCGGAGCCGCCTGCTGCCTGAGCATCGCGGGCCTGGTCGGGGTGGCGACGGCGCTGGCCCTCGCGGTGTTCCTGATGTGGCCCGAGGGCAAGCAGCCCGCCCCGGACTTCGCGGGCAACGGCAGCGGGCAGGTCCAGGTGTCGGTGGCGCAGGGCGCCAGCATCACCCAGATCGGCAAGGCCCTGACGGCCAAGCACGTGATCGCCTCCACCCAGGCGTTCACCGAGGCCGCGGCCAAGAGCCCGGCCGGCGACAAGATCCACCCGGGGACGTACACCCTGAAGGAGAAGATGTCGGCGGCCTCGGCGCTCAACGTGCTGCTCGACCCCTCCAACGCCAACGCCCTGACCATCCCCGAGGGTTGGCGCTCCACCCAGGTCTACGCCGCGATCGACAGCCGGCTCGGCCTGGCAGCCGGTACCGCCAAGTCCACCGCCGAGCAGCACCTCGCCGAGCTCGGCCTGCCCGCCGACGCGGCCGGCCACCTGGAGGGCTACCTCTACCCCGCGACCTACCCCGTGACCGGCGACACCACCGCGCTGACGCTCCTTCAGGAGATGGTCAAGGAGGCGGGCTCGACGCTGGCCGGCGACGGGCTCGCGCAGGCCGCCACCGCCAACAACCTCTCCCCGTACGGCGTGCTGGCGGTCGCCAGCCTCGCCCAGGCCGAGGCCGACAACCCCGAGGACATGGCGAAGGTCGCCCGGGTCGTCTACAACCGGCTGGCCAAGAACATGCCGCTGCAGCTCGACTCCACCATCAACTACGCGCTCGGCCGCTCCACCCTCACCACCACCGAGGCCGACACCAAGCTCGACTCCCCGTTCAACACCTACGCCCACCCGGGACTGCCCCCGACCCCCATCGGCAACCCCGGCAGCGACGCACTGCGGGCCGCCGTCCACCCCGCCGACGGTGACTGGCTGTACTTCGTCACGGTCAGCCCCGGCGACACCCGCTTCACCGACAGCGAGGAGCAGCAGCGCAAGAACGTCGAGGAGTTCAACGCCTACCGCGCCCAGCACGGCTCGCCGCCCGCCTCCACCAGCCCGTCCCCGTGA
- a CDS encoding GNAT family N-acetyltransferase, translating to MTAPAWQLRPATAADLEPLVELRAAAMRPDLERLGRYDEHKVRQRLRDAYRPEHTSVVEVPGFPSPAGCVAVRPDDRAGTLLLEHFYLDPALHGRGVGTAVLRAALERADLDGLDVRLNVLQGSPARRLYERHGFALEAEDPVDVYLHRTPRTPDSRKAAS from the coding sequence GTGACCGCCCCCGCCTGGCAGTTGCGCCCCGCCACCGCCGCCGACCTGGAACCGCTGGTCGAGCTGCGCGCCGCGGCGATGCGCCCCGACCTGGAGCGCCTCGGCCGATACGACGAGCACAAGGTCCGCCAGCGGCTGCGCGACGCGTACCGGCCCGAGCACACCTCGGTGGTCGAGGTGCCCGGCTTCCCCTCGCCGGCCGGCTGCGTGGCGGTGCGCCCCGACGACCGGGCCGGCACCCTGCTGCTGGAGCACTTCTACCTCGACCCGGCGCTGCACGGCCGCGGCGTGGGCACCGCCGTGCTGCGCGCCGCGCTGGAGCGCGCGGACCTGGACGGCCTGGACGTCCGGCTGAACGTGCTGCAGGGCAGCCCCGCCCGGCGGCTCTACGAACGGCACGGCTTCGCGCTGGAGGCCGAGGACCCGGTCGACGTGTACCTGCACCGCACCCCTCGAACCCCGGACTCCCGGAAGGCCGCCTCGTGA
- a CDS encoding DUF948 domain-containing protein, translated as MSVGELAGLLVAVFWAVLVTLLAVVLVRLSKVLREATVLVAAVTEQAVPLLQDANAAVRSAHEQLERVDEITANVQDAAADAKALSSTVAATLGGPLVKMAAFSYGVRKAAARRNAGPTVPQQAGEREELARLIRAEVRAATAPRGGLLARVRRAVRG; from the coding sequence GTGTCCGTGGGAGAGCTGGCCGGTCTGCTGGTCGCCGTCTTCTGGGCGGTCCTGGTCACCCTGCTCGCCGTGGTGCTGGTGCGGCTGTCCAAGGTGCTGCGGGAGGCCACCGTGCTGGTCGCCGCCGTCACCGAGCAGGCCGTGCCGCTGCTGCAGGACGCGAACGCCGCGGTCCGCAGCGCGCACGAGCAGTTGGAGCGGGTCGACGAGATCACCGCCAACGTGCAGGACGCCGCGGCCGACGCCAAGGCGCTGTCCTCCACCGTGGCGGCCACCCTGGGCGGGCCGCTGGTGAAGATGGCCGCGTTCAGCTACGGCGTGCGCAAGGCCGCGGCGCGCCGCAACGCCGGGCCGACGGTGCCCCAGCAGGCAGGTGAGCGCGAGGAGTTGGCCCGGCTGATCCGGGCCGAGGTGCGCGCGGCGACCGCGCCGCGCGGCGGGCTGCTGGCCCGGGTCCGCCGGGCCGTGAGGGGCTGA
- a CDS encoding ABC transporter ATP-binding protein, with the protein METPETPHPSEPALLEAAHVDVVRGGQYLLTDVSLTVRAGEHWAVLGANGAGKSTLLSLLGAVEHPTAGTVKVLGRQLGRVDVRELRGHLGHVNPRHPLRSPLTVRQVVLTGTTQSIEPDPFRKPTAEQLDHAEELIRTLGIGHRAESPWTTLSQGERGRVLIARSLMPEPRLLLLDEPATGLDLTAREQLLESLDELRRRFPEVASVLVTHHLEELPESTSHALLLRDGLVTAAGPAAEVLTTELVSDCFRHPIRIGHSEGRWTARTRRGAE; encoded by the coding sequence ATGGAGACACCGGAGACGCCGCACCCGTCCGAACCGGCCCTGCTGGAGGCCGCGCACGTCGACGTGGTCCGCGGCGGGCAGTACCTGCTGACGGACGTGTCGCTGACCGTCCGGGCGGGGGAGCACTGGGCGGTGCTCGGGGCCAACGGCGCGGGCAAGAGCACCCTGCTGTCGCTGCTCGGCGCGGTCGAGCACCCCACGGCCGGGACGGTCAAGGTCCTCGGCCGGCAGCTCGGGCGGGTTGACGTCCGGGAGCTGCGCGGCCACCTCGGGCACGTCAACCCGCGACACCCGCTGCGCTCCCCGCTGACGGTCCGCCAGGTGGTGCTGACCGGCACCACGCAGTCCATCGAGCCCGACCCGTTCCGCAAGCCGACCGCCGAACAGCTCGACCACGCCGAGGAGTTGATCCGCACCCTGGGCATCGGCCACCGCGCCGAGAGCCCGTGGACGACGCTCTCGCAGGGCGAGCGCGGCCGGGTGCTGATCGCCCGCTCGCTGATGCCCGAGCCCCGGCTGCTGCTGCTCGACGAGCCCGCCACCGGACTCGACCTGACGGCTCGTGAGCAACTCCTGGAGAGCCTGGACGAGTTGCGCCGCCGCTTCCCCGAGGTGGCCTCCGTGCTGGTCACCCACCACCTGGAGGAGCTGCCCGAGAGCACCAGCCACGCCCTGCTGCTGCGCGACGGCCTGGTCACCGCCGCCGGCCCGGCCGCCGAGGTGCTCACCACCGAGCTGGTCTCCGACTGCTTCCGGCACCCGATCCGGATCGGCCACAGCGAGGGCCGCTGGACCGCCCGCACCCGCCGGGGCGCCGAGTGA
- the mltG gene encoding endolytic transglycosylase MltG, whose translation MTDQSGRYGAQGDQPWYPGEQQPQAPYGQQQQYPQGYPQQDQSLGGQQQFVQPQGMGQQGYPQGGQPQMPMGQQGYPQQQGYGQQHPQGYPQQGQSLGGQQQFVQQPGMQQGRFAPQQGFPQQGQQPQQQMPMGDQYGHQPGRPGYGQQPQQAMQQQRPAPQPAPVSGPGPDGIDWEAEAAALDNPSAVPGARVAEPAEELDEHEQWAEDEYDEEEDDSFFADEDNSREAERKRKEKGKKSGRRNRGACLVVALVLLGGMGGAGWWGYGFYQDNFGPPPDFKGDGAGSVNITVKEGAGGGDIGKTLKDAGVVKSIGAFSAAYEKNPKGRSIQPGIYTLRHQMSAAAAVNELVESNGGNVLVFAEGMKSTDIYTKIDGKLKVPPGTTANIAKSQAVSLGLPAYANNNPEGFLFPARYSVTDGMKPEDLLKQMVASAVQHYNDLKLDEAAQKIGLKNAYEVVTEASILQAEGNNSEDFGKMARAISNRLTTNVTQHKLALDTTLQYQLGRTKLTSQEINDGSLKYNSYINPGLPPTPIGNPGEEALQAVLNPTPGDWVFWLAVSPQETKFAATGAEHAENTKNWCISRGLKFDSKSVTCSS comes from the coding sequence ATGACTGATCAGAGCGGGCGCTACGGCGCCCAGGGCGACCAGCCGTGGTACCCCGGGGAACAGCAACCCCAGGCCCCGTACGGCCAGCAGCAGCAGTACCCCCAGGGGTACCCGCAGCAGGACCAGAGCCTCGGCGGCCAGCAGCAGTTCGTCCAGCCGCAGGGCATGGGTCAGCAGGGCTACCCGCAGGGCGGCCAGCCGCAGATGCCGATGGGTCAGCAGGGCTACCCGCAGCAGCAGGGCTACGGGCAGCAGCACCCCCAGGGGTATCCGCAGCAGGGCCAGAGCCTGGGCGGGCAGCAGCAGTTCGTCCAGCAGCCCGGGATGCAGCAGGGGCGGTTCGCCCCGCAGCAGGGCTTCCCGCAGCAGGGGCAGCAGCCCCAGCAGCAGATGCCGATGGGCGACCAGTACGGCCATCAGCCGGGCCGGCCGGGCTACGGCCAGCAGCCGCAGCAGGCGATGCAGCAGCAGCGTCCCGCGCCGCAGCCGGCACCGGTGAGCGGTCCCGGCCCCGACGGCATCGACTGGGAGGCGGAGGCCGCCGCCCTCGACAACCCGTCGGCCGTGCCCGGCGCCCGGGTCGCCGAGCCCGCCGAGGAGCTCGACGAGCACGAGCAGTGGGCCGAGGACGAGTACGACGAGGAGGAGGACGACTCCTTCTTCGCCGACGAGGACAACTCGCGCGAGGCCGAGCGCAAGCGCAAGGAGAAGGGCAAGAAGTCCGGCCGCCGCAACCGCGGCGCCTGCCTGGTGGTCGCGCTGGTGCTGCTCGGCGGCATGGGCGGCGCCGGCTGGTGGGGCTACGGCTTCTACCAGGACAACTTCGGCCCGCCGCCGGACTTCAAGGGCGACGGCGCCGGCTCGGTGAACATCACCGTCAAGGAAGGCGCGGGCGGCGGCGACATCGGCAAGACGCTGAAGGACGCCGGCGTGGTCAAGAGCATCGGCGCGTTCAGCGCGGCCTACGAGAAGAACCCCAAGGGCCGCAGCATCCAGCCGGGCATCTACACGCTGCGCCACCAGATGTCCGCCGCGGCGGCCGTCAACGAGCTGGTGGAGTCCAACGGCGGCAACGTGCTGGTCTTCGCCGAGGGCATGAAGTCCACGGACATCTACACCAAGATCGACGGCAAGCTGAAGGTCCCGCCGGGCACCACCGCGAACATCGCGAAGAGCCAGGCCGTAAGCCTGGGCCTGCCCGCGTACGCCAACAACAACCCGGAGGGCTTCCTCTTCCCGGCCCGCTACTCGGTCACCGACGGGATGAAGCCCGAGGACCTGCTGAAGCAGATGGTGGCCAGCGCGGTCCAGCACTACAACGACCTCAAGCTGGACGAGGCCGCGCAGAAGATCGGGCTGAAGAACGCCTACGAGGTGGTCACCGAGGCCAGCATCCTGCAGGCCGAGGGCAACAACTCCGAGGACTTCGGCAAGATGGCCCGCGCCATCTCCAACCGCCTCACCACCAACGTCACCCAGCACAAGCTCGCGCTGGACACCACCCTGCAGTACCAGCTCGGCCGCACCAAGCTGACCTCGCAGGAGATCAACGACGGCTCGCTGAAGTACAACTCGTACATCAACCCGGGCCTGCCGCCGACCCCGATCGGCAACCCCGGCGAGGAGGCGCTGCAGGCCGTCCTCAACCCGACTCCGGGCGACTGGGTGTTCTGGCTGGCCGTGTCGCCGCAGGAGACCAAGTTCGCCGCCACCGGCGCCGAGCACGCCGAGAACACCAAGAACTGGTGCATCTCGCGCGGCCTCAAGTTCGACTCCAAGTCCGTCACCTGCAGCTCCTGA
- a CDS encoding DUF6167 family protein, producing MVRRIFWMAVGAGATVWAMNKANEAVHRLTPDSLSGTAARGALHLGDAAKRFARDVKSGMAEREQQLRADLGLDGSAVVEPPRRRALSGAAGTGGDRAISAAPGSPAAALPPSRSPRRSTPQTIVAKPRQRELPGSTTDRKDPH from the coding sequence ATGGTGCGCAGGATCTTCTGGATGGCGGTCGGCGCGGGCGCCACCGTCTGGGCCATGAACAAGGCCAACGAGGCGGTGCACCGCCTCACCCCTGACTCGCTGTCAGGCACCGCGGCCCGCGGCGCGCTCCACCTCGGCGACGCCGCCAAGCGCTTCGCGCGGGACGTGAAGTCCGGCATGGCCGAGCGCGAGCAGCAGCTGCGCGCCGACCTCGGCCTGGACGGCTCCGCGGTGGTCGAGCCGCCGCGCCGGCGCGCCCTGAGCGGTGCGGCCGGCACCGGCGGCGACCGAGCTATCTCGGCGGCCCCGGGCTCCCCGGCCGCCGCCCTGCCTCCGTCGCGCAGTCCGCGCCGCAGCACCCCCCAGACCATCGTTGCCAAGCCCCGCCAGCGCGAGCTGCCGGGCAGCACGACCGATCGGAAGGACCCCCACTGA